GTTAAAAAGAGAAGATCTAAAAAATGAATTGCTTAAATATCTAAATGAAATAGTAAAAGCTGCCGATAAAAATGATGTAGAAGTCGCAGCATGCAGTGAAAATAACAAACGAAAATAGGAGGAACATGATGGAAGAAGAAATATCATTAAGAGAGTTATTGGAAATCATATGGAAAGGTCGAAAGCTGATTGCGTCAATTACCATTATATCTGTATTAATAGCAGGTATATTGAGTTTTTTTGTAATTAAACCAACGTATGAAGCATCAACGACATTAAGCGTTTCAGATGTTACGCCACAGACAGGATTTTTTGGTTCTAATACAACTGTAATTTTACCTAATCAAAATACCAGTGATGGGTCTATGATACAGAGCGACACAGCCGATAAAGATCTGTCGTACTTATTGTCATCTATATTGAAGTATCAAGACATGACTGTAAATACATATAAAGAAGAAGTGACAAATCCTCAAGTATTATTGGATACAATAAAACAATTAAAGTTAGATCCAAAAAAATATACACTTGATAACTTCAAAAATGAAATTGATGTACAGGCCATAGACAATACAAATTTAATAACAATAACGGTAAAAGAGAATGATCCTAAACTAGCTGCTAAGATTGCTGAAACCATAGCATCAAATTTTAAATCTTATATAATTTCAAGAAATAATAGACAGACAGATAAGCTTATAAGTACAATAGAAAATCTCATAAATTTGCAGAACACAAAGATAGAGTCAGCGACAAATGAATTGAATGGGACAGACCCAGCAGACAAAATAAAATATGAACAAAATCAAACGAAACTAAATTTATTGAAGAATACAAGAGATATAATGATGGAGAAATACAATATGCTTCAACTTGTAAAAGCATCAAATTTAGGAGAACAAGGCATACTAATAACATCAAAAGCTATCGTTCCAGATAAGCCTGTATCACCAAAAAAACTATTAAATATAGCTATTGCTTTTATACTGGGTCTAATGTTAAGTGTATTTATCGTCTTTTTTATGGAGTATTGGAAAAATACAAGTCCTAACGCGAAAAGTGCTAAAGATCTAAAAACTGATAATGTTGATTATCAGTTAAGATGAAGAATTTATGCTGTGACGCCGATTTGGCAAGACATCTTGTATAAATAAAATAATGATGTTAAAATAGATAGTAATTAAATAAGACAGTTCGAAACCATCCTGTCTATAAACAAAACTATGGAATTCGGAAAGTAGTATTTGCATATATGAGCACAGGTTGTGCTCTTTTTTTTGTAATTTCTGCTTTTATAGTTTATTTTGTTTATGGAAGGATGTGAGAACGCAAAAAATTTAAGGAGGTAAACAATGAAAAGCGGATTTTTGAAAAAACAGTATACAGTAACACAAAAGTTATCCATTTCTGGTGTAGTAATGGCGATGTACCTAGTTGTAATGTACTTAACACAGAATTTTGCATTTGGACAATATCAGATAAGAATAGCAACGTCAATTTATGCACTGACAGCTATTTTCCCATTTTTAATACTTCCAATGGGTTTAAGCAACATGCTAAGCAATATTTTGATGGGCAGTTTAGGCCTTCCTGATATGATTGGAGGTTTTTTTGTAGGTATTTTGACATCGTATGCGGTTTATATGATCAAGAAAAATAATTTAAATGACTGGCTTATTTCAATTCCCATAATATTATTTCCTGGTTTAATCGTACCGATTTGGCTTTCGTTTTTGCTTAGAGTACCATATTATTTGTTAGCTATAAGTTTGACAGTAGGGCAGATTATTCCAGGAATAGTTGGCGTCATCTTAGTAAAACAGCTAAGAAATAGAATTTGAAGATGGAGTGTGGATTACTATGTTTGAGAGAGATAAAAAAGAGTTGGATGAATTG
The nucleotide sequence above comes from Thermoanaerobacterium sp. CMT5567-10. Encoded proteins:
- a CDS encoding YveK family protein yields the protein MEEEISLRELLEIIWKGRKLIASITIISVLIAGILSFFVIKPTYEASTTLSVSDVTPQTGFFGSNTTVILPNQNTSDGSMIQSDTADKDLSYLLSSILKYQDMTVNTYKEEVTNPQVLLDTIKQLKLDPKKYTLDNFKNEIDVQAIDNTNLITITVKENDPKLAAKIAETIASNFKSYIISRNNRQTDKLISTIENLINLQNTKIESATNELNGTDPADKIKYEQNQTKLNLLKNTRDIMMEKYNMLQLVKASNLGEQGILITSKAIVPDKPVSPKKLLNIAIAFILGLMLSVFIVFFMEYWKNTSPNAKSAKDLKTDNVDYQLR
- a CDS encoding QueT transporter family protein — translated: MKSGFLKKQYTVTQKLSISGVVMAMYLVVMYLTQNFAFGQYQIRIATSIYALTAIFPFLILPMGLSNMLSNILMGSLGLPDMIGGFFVGILTSYAVYMIKKNNLNDWLISIPIILFPGLIVPIWLSFLLRVPYYLLAISLTVGQIIPGIVGVILVKQLRNRI